Proteins encoded together in one Desulfosporosinus meridiei DSM 13257 window:
- a CDS encoding M56 family metallopeptidase: MLSELFYWVLNMSIIGSITGLVVLSLRKLKALPRFAIYVLWVLPLIRFWLPFGIANEFSLLSLISKFTTKTVVVWKELPQITTTNSIMGAKGYFPIEYKTDLLANVFKVASVVWVTVCCAAILTSVLLYFLTKSEFKTMKFIRANIYKSDRITAPAVYGIIRPKIIIPIGIADRDIDYIILHEQVHIERRDNLFRVIAVITACVHWFNPLSWVFLKYFFVDMELACDAKVLKGLNETQTKEYALTILTCASGKAFFVSAFGGAKTKVRIETILSYKRLTFLSSLCFALLVMAIAVTIITNATV, translated from the coding sequence ATGCTATCCGAACTATTCTACTGGGTACTTAATATGAGTATTATCGGCAGTATTACCGGATTGGTTGTTTTGTCTCTGCGTAAGCTCAAAGCTCTACCACGTTTTGCGATATATGTCTTATGGGTTCTTCCTTTGATCAGGTTCTGGCTTCCTTTTGGAATTGCCAATGAATTCAGCCTGCTAAGCCTAATTTCAAAATTCACCACCAAAACAGTAGTCGTCTGGAAAGAGCTTCCTCAGATCACAACTACCAACAGTATAATGGGGGCCAAAGGCTATTTCCCTATTGAATATAAAACCGACCTGCTTGCAAATGTATTCAAAGTCGCATCGGTGGTTTGGGTTACAGTTTGCTGTGCTGCCATTCTGACTTCAGTGTTGTTATACTTTTTAACAAAATCAGAGTTTAAGACAATGAAGTTTATTAGAGCTAATATCTATAAATCAGATAGAATTACTGCTCCGGCCGTATATGGTATTATTCGTCCGAAAATTATTATACCTATTGGGATAGCTGATAGAGATATAGATTATATCATCCTGCACGAACAGGTGCATATTGAACGCAGAGACAATCTGTTTCGGGTGATAGCCGTGATAACGGCCTGCGTTCATTGGTTCAATCCACTATCCTGGGTCTTTCTAAAGTATTTTTTTGTTGATATGGAACTGGCGTGTGATGCAAAGGTTTTAAAAGGCCTGAATGAAACTCAAACCAAGGAGTATGCTCTCACCATTCTTACCTGTGCCTCCGGCAAAGCTTTCTTCGTATCGGCGTTTGGGGGAGCCAAAACAAAGGTACGCATTGAAACTATTTTGTCCTATAAAAGGCTCACATTTTTATCCTCCCTCTGCTTTGCTCTATTGGTGATGGCCATTGCGGTCACCATTATCACAAATGCAACTGTTTAG
- a CDS encoding YbjQ family protein has product MIVVTTENIPGKKVIEVKGQVFGLIVRSRGIGKDIMAGLRGLVGGEIMEYTEMIEDARRQAIERMVRNANLMGANAIVMMRFDSSSIMNNMSEIVAYGTAVVIED; this is encoded by the coding sequence ATGATTGTTGTTACAACAGAAAATATACCTGGTAAAAAAGTTATAGAAGTTAAAGGTCAAGTCTTTGGGCTCATTGTTCGATCTCGCGGAATTGGTAAAGATATTATGGCCGGATTAAGAGGTTTAGTCGGAGGAGAGATTATGGAATACACCGAGATGATTGAAGATGCTCGAAGGCAAGCAATTGAACGTATGGTCAGAAACGCCAACCTCATGGGCGCTAACGCCATAGTTATGATGCGTTTCGATAGCTCCTCGATTATGAATAATATGTCCGAAATTGTAGCCTATGGAACAGCTGTCGTTATTGAGGATTGA
- a CDS encoding SdpI family protein produces MGSRDSTGSRSTLQENASRDAVWRKAHSFAAKVSFGAGGSAILSTGHYRAFRSRADDTWGIAPGKVGSTLQEYASRDAVWRKARPPFVSPGKQAKDHL; encoded by the coding sequence TTGGGGAGCCGGGATTCCACCGGTTCGAGATCCACACTGCAGGAGAATGCGTCACGGGACGCAGTGTGGCGAAAAGCTCATTCCTTCGCCGCTAAGGTTTCCTTTGGGGCAGGCGGCTCGGCGATACTGTCCACCGGACACTATCGTGCCTTTCGTTCCAGGGCCGATGATACTTGGGGCATAGCCCCCGGGAAAGTAGGATCCACACTGCAGGAGTATGCGTCACGGGACGCAGTGTGGCGAAAGGCTCGTCCGCCTTTCGTATCGCCAGGTAAACAAGCGAAAGACCATCTCTGA
- a CDS encoding 4Fe-4S binding protein yields the protein MDKIEILKIANSFVEESEQNIIPEGIALSEAVVGMRIFENPIFAFGSAIDPYFKKLTEPSVIGPHFLAPKQWLPKAKTVISFFLPFTDVVKKGNSREGVWPSEEWLHGRIEGQAFVVKLCQHICAVLTKAGYKSLSPSLDERFWAKVGNNSALKSIPCGEGAVYTSNWSERHIAYVCGLGTFGLSKGFITEKGIAGRLGSIVTELELSPDTRVSDNIYENCSMCGACVKNCPANAISLETGKNHLRCSEFVNKTKEMFQPRYGCGKCQVRVPCESSIPKR from the coding sequence TTGGATAAAATAGAAATACTAAAAATAGCGAATAGTTTTGTGGAAGAGTCTGAGCAAAATATAATACCCGAGGGGATTGCGCTAAGCGAAGCAGTTGTTGGCATGAGAATTTTTGAAAATCCGATATTTGCCTTTGGTTCGGCTATTGACCCTTACTTTAAGAAATTGACTGAACCATCAGTTATAGGACCACATTTCCTTGCACCTAAACAATGGTTGCCGAAGGCTAAAACAGTGATTTCCTTTTTTTTACCCTTTACTGATGTCGTAAAGAAGGGTAACAGCAGGGAAGGGGTATGGCCCTCGGAGGAATGGCTGCATGGCAGAATAGAAGGCCAGGCGTTTGTTGTAAAGCTCTGTCAACATATATGTGCTGTATTGACAAAAGCCGGTTATAAAAGTCTTTCACCATCTCTGGATGAAAGGTTTTGGGCAAAGGTGGGTAATAATAGTGCTCTAAAATCTATTCCATGTGGAGAGGGAGCAGTATATACAAGTAATTGGTCTGAACGACATATTGCCTATGTATGTGGACTCGGAACTTTCGGACTTTCTAAAGGGTTTATAACTGAAAAAGGAATTGCTGGGAGGTTAGGAAGTATTGTTACAGAGTTAGAGTTATCGCCAGATACTCGTGTATCAGATAACATTTATGAAAATTGTTCTATGTGTGGTGCCTGTGTAAAAAATTGCCCGGCTAATGCTATATCCCTTGAGACGGGTAAAAATCATTTAAGATGTTCGGAATTTGTTAATAAAACTAAGGAAATGTTTCAACCGAGATATGGTTGTGGGAAATGTCAGGTCAGGGTTCCCTGCGAAAGTAGTATTCCAAAAAGATAG
- a CDS encoding PadR family transcriptional regulator translates to MPESTERGALTEAVYYILLALHSPMHGYGIMQYVKELSNDRVNLGPGTLYGAINTLIEKGWIKALSSPGNSRKKEYEITLKGRETVLLEIERLEELLAHGKKIARRDA, encoded by the coding sequence ATGCCTGAAAGTACAGAACGTGGTGCTCTTACAGAAGCTGTTTACTATATCCTCTTGGCACTACATTCTCCCATGCATGGTTATGGGATTATGCAGTACGTCAAAGAACTTAGCAACGATCGCGTAAATCTTGGGCCAGGAACTCTCTATGGAGCTATCAATACACTAATCGAAAAGGGTTGGATTAAAGCCTTGTCAAGTCCCGGAAATAGTAGAAAAAAAGAATATGAAATTACTCTAAAGGGCAGGGAAACAGTGCTCTTGGAAATAGAACGTTTAGAGGAACTACTAGCCCATGGTAAAAAAATTGCTAGGAGGGATGCCTGA
- a CDS encoding DUF2812 domain-containing protein: protein MKYRTFKFFIDFEKEEKWLNQMAARGYNFIDFSLPGRYLFEIGNPGEYIYRLELLKHLPTAPESKDYIEFLEDTGGELVSTYFRWAWFRRKSADGPFHLFTDYSSQIKHYQRIIWFIGIVGIINLVIGLYNLGYGLLLTGPDYGIFFNAYLAPISFLVAFFCLKVTTSYYFNLKKLQRESQIHE from the coding sequence ATGAAATACCGGACTTTTAAATTCTTTATCGACTTCGAAAAAGAAGAAAAATGGCTGAATCAAATGGCTGCTAGAGGTTATAATTTTATAGATTTCAGCCTTCCTGGCCGTTATCTATTCGAGATAGGTAATCCTGGGGAGTACATCTATCGATTAGAATTACTGAAGCATCTGCCAACCGCCCCAGAGAGTAAAGACTATATCGAATTCCTGGAAGATACCGGAGGCGAGTTAGTATCAACCTATTTTCGCTGGGCTTGGTTTCGCAGAAAATCAGCAGATGGCCCCTTTCACTTATTCACAGATTATTCCTCCCAAATTAAACATTATCAACGAATTATTTGGTTTATTGGTATTGTTGGAATTATTAATCTTGTTATTGGTTTATATAATCTAGGCTATGGCCTTCTTCTAACAGGCCCAGATTACGGTATTTTCTTCAATGCCTATTTAGCCCCTATTAGCTTCTTAGTAGCTTTCTTCTGTCTTAAGGTCACAACATCCTATTATTTCAACCTAAAAAAGTTGCAGAGAGAAAGCCAAATTCACGAATGA
- a CDS encoding ketopantoate reductase family protein encodes MAIKKVCIIGLGALGILYGHHLTKRMPKGDLRIIADQERIRRYQSDSVFCNGERCEFNYLAPEDVEEPADLIIFAVKYSGLNDAIKAVKNQVGEHTIILSALNGITSERIIGQTYGIDKILYCVAQGMDAVKVGNRATYDHMGMLVFGEQEPGFISERVREVARFFESMAVPFEAVTDMNKRIWGKFMLNVGVNQTVAVYESNYGEIQKEGAARDTMIAAMREVMVLSEKEGTNLTELDLKYWLNVLDPLCPEGKPSMRQDMEAKRFSEVDLFSGAVLELGKKYGVSTPVNEELYRRIKEKEAQYHLLA; translated from the coding sequence ATGGCGATAAAGAAAGTATGCATTATTGGCTTAGGGGCATTAGGGATTTTATATGGCCATCATTTGACTAAAAGAATGCCCAAAGGAGATTTGAGAATTATTGCTGATCAAGAAAGAATCCGACGTTATCAAAGCGATTCTGTTTTTTGCAATGGTGAGCGCTGCGAGTTCAATTATCTAGCCCCTGAAGACGTAGAAGAACCAGCGGATCTTATTATTTTTGCAGTTAAATACAGTGGACTTAATGATGCTATTAAAGCAGTCAAGAATCAGGTAGGGGAACATACCATCATTTTATCCGCACTGAATGGAATCACAAGTGAACGGATTATTGGACAGACTTATGGAATAGACAAAATACTCTATTGTGTAGCACAAGGGATGGATGCTGTTAAAGTTGGGAATCGAGCAACTTATGATCATATGGGGATGCTGGTTTTTGGTGAGCAAGAACCAGGGTTTATCTCAGAGCGGGTTCGGGAAGTTGCACGCTTTTTTGAAAGCATGGCTGTCCCTTTTGAAGCAGTTACGGATATGAATAAGCGAATCTGGGGTAAATTCATGCTCAATGTAGGTGTGAACCAAACAGTTGCCGTCTATGAGAGCAATTATGGGGAAATTCAAAAAGAAGGAGCGGCTAGAGATACAATGATTGCAGCGATGAGGGAGGTCATGGTTCTGTCAGAAAAGGAAGGTACTAATCTGACTGAGCTGGATTTAAAGTATTGGCTGAATGTTTTAGATCCGCTGTGCCCGGAAGGCAAACCTTCAATGCGCCAAGATATGGAGGCTAAACGTTTCAGCGAGGTAGATTTATTCTCCGGGGCAGTATTAGAATTGGGAAAAAAATATGGTGTTTCCACACCTGTCAATGAAGAACTCTATCGGCGGATTAAAGAGAAAGAAGCTCAATACCATCTCTTGGCTTAA
- a CDS encoding Lsa family ABC-F type ribosomal protection protein: protein MSLINVTNLTFAYDGSYDNIFENVSFQIDTDWKLGFTGRNGRGKTTFLKLLLGDYEYRGKISAHVSFAYFPFHVENKGINTLEVISDIFPDYLHWKLMRELSLLEVSEEVLYRPFASLSLGEQTKVLLATLFLKENNFLLIDEPTNHLDMTARKLVSDYLKTKSGFILVSHDRAFLDNCVDHILSINKTNIEIQKGNFSSWWNNKKRQDSFELAENEKLKKDINRLSNSAKRTNNWSLEVEKTKNGTTNSGSKLDKGYVGHKAAKMMKRSKSIESRQQSAIDEKSKLLKNIEEADSLKISQLAYHKNKLVELEAVSISYGETMICNNISFTIEQGDRIALIGKNGSGKSSILKLICGEAINYTGTFRKGSQLKISSVSQDTSHLQGNLTDYAKDNAINESLFKSILRKLAFSRIQFEKDMSTFSGGQKKKVLIAKSLCEQAHLYIWDEPLNFIDVISRIQIEELLLEYQPTILFVEHDKTFSGNIATKIVTI from the coding sequence ATGTCATTAATAAATGTAACAAATCTGACTTTTGCTTATGATGGGAGCTACGATAACATTTTTGAAAATGTGAGCTTTCAAATAGACACGGATTGGAAACTAGGGTTTACCGGAAGAAATGGCAGAGGTAAGACCACATTTCTTAAGTTGTTGCTTGGAGACTATGAATACAGAGGTAAAATATCGGCACATGTCAGCTTTGCATATTTTCCTTTTCATGTTGAAAACAAGGGAATAAATACCCTTGAAGTAATCAGTGACATTTTTCCCGACTACCTGCACTGGAAACTGATGCGGGAGCTTTCATTGCTTGAAGTTTCAGAGGAGGTTTTATATCGTCCTTTTGCGTCCTTATCCCTGGGTGAACAAACGAAGGTGTTGCTTGCTACTTTGTTTCTCAAGGAGAATAATTTTCTATTGATTGATGAGCCTACTAATCACCTGGATATGACTGCCAGAAAACTTGTCAGCGACTACCTCAAGACAAAAAGTGGCTTTATACTGGTATCTCACGACAGGGCATTCCTGGATAACTGTGTTGACCATATTCTCTCAATTAATAAGACGAATATCGAAATTCAAAAAGGTAACTTTTCAAGCTGGTGGAACAATAAAAAGAGGCAGGATAGTTTTGAACTTGCCGAAAATGAAAAGCTTAAAAAAGATATTAATCGCTTATCGAATTCGGCCAAACGAACGAACAACTGGTCACTGGAAGTGGAAAAGACTAAAAATGGCACAACAAATTCCGGGTCAAAGCTGGATAAGGGTTACGTTGGTCATAAGGCTGCTAAAATGATGAAACGCTCCAAGTCAATCGAAAGCAGGCAGCAATCAGCCATTGATGAAAAGTCTAAACTCCTTAAAAATATTGAAGAAGCGGATAGTTTGAAGATTTCTCAACTTGCTTATCATAAGAATAAACTTGTCGAACTTGAAGCGGTTTCAATTTCTTATGGAGAAACAATGATTTGTAACAATATAAGCTTTACGATCGAGCAAGGTGACCGAATAGCCCTGATCGGTAAAAATGGCTCGGGAAAATCAAGTATTCTTAAGCTTATTTGTGGCGAGGCTATAAACTATACAGGCACCTTTAGGAAAGGGAGTCAGCTTAAAATATCCTCAGTTTCACAGGATACTTCCCATCTACAGGGTAATTTGACAGACTATGCCAAAGATAACGCCATTAATGAAAGCCTTTTTAAATCCATTTTGAGAAAGCTGGCCTTTTCCAGAATTCAATTTGAAAAGGATATGTCAACGTTTAGCGGCGGTCAAAAGAAAAAAGTGCTGATTGCCAAAAGCCTCTGTGAACAAGCACATTTATATATATGGGATGAACCCCTCAACTTTATAGATGTAATTTCTCGTATACAGATCGAAGAACTGTTGCTTGAATACCAACCGACTATTTTGTTTGTGGAGCACGATAAGACATTTAGCGGGAATATCGCGACAAAGATTGTAACTATCTGA
- a CDS encoding energy-coupling factor transporter transmembrane component T family protein, with translation MGLSKLDPRTKLAWYVLMINFSLISGTAVQLSIVLLVEVMASLVWMGSLKRYKAMIVILLLLGLQILVVQLIFCREGVLIYQWGILKIYSQALPLAITGILKASIIVLASMHFFTSSSPQEFTLMLIKFKIPYRFAMLVGLSARFLPLMKAEYISIIDSQRARGLKMESAWDNLKGIFPTFLPFLYRSVRRATETALAMELRGYGRTKTRTFTSSLELKTYDVILISGMLIVIIVSLTSKISLI, from the coding sequence ATGGGTCTCTCCAAGCTTGATCCCAGAACTAAGCTGGCCTGGTATGTTCTGATGATCAATTTTTCACTGATTAGTGGGACTGCTGTTCAGTTAAGTATTGTTTTATTAGTGGAGGTTATGGCCTCGCTAGTCTGGATGGGTTCCTTAAAGCGGTATAAAGCCATGATTGTGATTTTATTGCTTTTAGGACTTCAGATATTGGTCGTACAGCTGATCTTCTGCCGAGAAGGCGTTCTAATCTACCAATGGGGCATTCTGAAAATATACAGTCAAGCCCTGCCACTAGCAATCACCGGTATACTCAAGGCTAGCATTATTGTTTTGGCAAGTATGCATTTTTTCACATCTTCCTCACCCCAAGAGTTTACCTTGATGCTGATAAAATTTAAGATCCCTTACCGATTTGCTATGTTGGTAGGACTGAGTGCCCGATTCCTTCCACTCATGAAAGCTGAATATATATCAATAATTGATAGCCAACGTGCTCGGGGTCTCAAAATGGAAAGTGCATGGGACAATCTCAAAGGTATTTTTCCAACCTTTCTGCCATTTTTATACCGCTCAGTTCGACGCGCCACTGAAACTGCCTTGGCCATGGAGTTAAGAGGCTACGGACGAACTAAAACCCGCACGTTTACCTCAAGTCTGGAGCTTAAAACCTACGATGTTATTTTAATTTCTGGGATGTTAATAGTAATAATCGTCAGCCTGACAAGCAAGATATCATTAATATAA
- a CDS encoding ABC transporter ATP-binding protein encodes METIAKIKIEKLVFPHEEKPALKNIDFEIVRGDFIVITGGVASGKSILLHTITGAIPHYHDADLTGKVTIMGQDIKNIPLNRMSNYVGYMMQEPQNQIISLDVYEDIAFGLGNLEIPLEQMDQRVKTALQLVGLTGYESRQTAALSGGQAQRVVLAGVLALNAPILILDQPTAELDPQGRNDLYKRLGQLNKTQNLTIVLVMDRIEEVLNYANRVLYIRAGEIVKEYLPEAYYMEQMKHRRGRIKHLSSSNKDQSRPNEIIAKISNVTYLYKNNLLGCEDINLEIYKGDFLSVIGLNGSGKSTLAKLIIGLLKPSKGEIKVFDQPLNKGKLAEIRSQVGFLFQNPDYQIFASTVEEEVGFSLKLRGEQNEVIGQKIDESLKFVGLLDYKNIHPHRLSRGQRQLLALASILVSDPEFIIADEPTSGLDENQGYMIMDKLRHLSKNGHTILLISHDLTMAKDYSNRLVALHKNRIQLDISRRDLDQHLDTLKAIGLNFHNPISFREVEDGSLQA; translated from the coding sequence ATGGAAACGATTGCTAAGATTAAAATTGAAAAACTAGTCTTTCCGCATGAAGAAAAACCAGCACTAAAAAACATCGATTTTGAGATTGTTAGGGGAGATTTCATCGTCATTACCGGAGGAGTAGCTTCTGGAAAATCCATTTTACTACATACTATAACAGGCGCAATCCCTCACTATCATGACGCGGACTTAACGGGAAAAGTCACAATCATGGGGCAAGATATTAAGAATATTCCTCTTAATAGAATGTCGAATTATGTGGGATACATGATGCAGGAGCCCCAAAATCAAATTATTAGTTTGGATGTCTACGAGGATATTGCATTTGGCCTCGGCAATCTGGAAATCCCCTTAGAGCAAATGGATCAGAGGGTTAAAACCGCCTTGCAACTTGTCGGTTTAACGGGCTATGAAAGCCGACAAACGGCTGCTCTTTCAGGTGGTCAAGCCCAACGAGTCGTTCTGGCTGGTGTTTTAGCCCTCAATGCCCCTATTCTAATTCTAGACCAGCCGACGGCTGAACTTGATCCACAAGGCCGCAATGACCTTTATAAGCGGTTAGGTCAGTTGAATAAAACTCAGAATTTAACCATTGTTTTAGTCATGGATCGAATTGAAGAAGTCCTCAACTATGCCAACAGAGTCCTCTATATTCGAGCAGGTGAAATTGTTAAAGAGTATTTACCAGAAGCATACTACATGGAGCAAATGAAGCATCGAAGAGGAAGGATAAAACACCTCTCCTCCTCCAACAAGGATCAAAGTAGGCCCAATGAAATTATTGCAAAAATTTCGAATGTCACCTACCTATACAAAAACAATTTACTAGGTTGTGAAGATATTAATTTAGAAATCTATAAGGGCGATTTTTTATCAGTTATTGGTTTAAATGGTTCCGGAAAATCGACCTTGGCTAAGCTGATTATCGGTCTACTGAAGCCCTCAAAAGGCGAAATTAAAGTGTTTGACCAGCCTTTGAATAAAGGGAAACTGGCAGAGATCCGTTCCCAGGTGGGATTTCTGTTTCAAAACCCTGACTATCAGATCTTTGCAAGCACCGTAGAAGAAGAAGTTGGATTTTCTCTGAAGTTAAGGGGGGAACAAAATGAAGTAATCGGACAAAAGATTGATGAGTCTCTCAAGTTTGTGGGACTACTGGATTATAAGAATATACACCCTCATCGCTTAAGCCGTGGTCAGCGCCAGCTTTTAGCATTGGCCTCCATCCTCGTCAGTGATCCAGAGTTCATTATTGCCGACGAACCAACTTCAGGTCTTGACGAAAACCAAGGGTATATGATCATGGACAAACTCCGTCACTTATCAAAAAATGGTCACACAATCCTACTTATATCCCACGACTTGACCATGGCAAAAGACTATTCCAACAGGCTAGTCGCCCTGCATAAAAATCGTATTCAACTTGATATATCGAGAAGAGATCTCGATCAACATCTTGATACACTTAAAGCCATTGGTTTGAATTTTCATAACCCTATTTCTTTCAGGGAGGTGGAAGATGGGTCTCTCCAAGCTTGA
- a CDS encoding PLP-dependent aminotransferase family protein translates to MDISKFLNSAELDPLDKQPLYLQIALLIADKIHKEILPAGTKLPPERELADLFSVSRTTAINAYRKLEQMGLVWTKVGSGTYVAQTLNVESSSEVPWPQLFTAYPQNPLASILRDLVSTPAPGTISLAAGMADPALYPLDIFTELFNRNIATANLADFGHIPTEGYTPLRKAIAAMLSEKGISTSTENILTLSGSQQGLYLLSKVLLEPGDYVVMEGPTFIGAIQVFQAAGARVLSLPCSGKLSLELLEDFIVRYRPKLFYSIPTYQNPTGRVMPAQERQDLINLAKRHRLVIVEDDPYSDLYYDQKPPQSLKALDSYGGVVYLGTFSKILFPGLRTGYLAGPPVLINRLALEKQYIDLHSNNIAQWLVTMFLNEGKLAPHLETVRREYKKRRNAMTKALQRLCANDLEFTVPEGGCYFWCKLKQAGTSQRLLHEAAKNRISFVPGEAFYTMPTQDKELRLCFTAHNEAVLLESVQRLAKSLTQITKKNQDNDVSPSSVWPII, encoded by the coding sequence ATGGACATATCCAAATTTCTGAATAGTGCAGAGTTGGATCCCTTGGATAAGCAACCTCTTTATCTGCAAATTGCCTTACTCATTGCTGATAAAATCCACAAGGAAATCCTGCCTGCAGGAACGAAGCTACCTCCTGAGCGGGAATTGGCTGATCTCTTTTCAGTCAGTCGTACAACCGCTATAAATGCTTATCGTAAGTTGGAGCAAATGGGATTGGTCTGGACAAAAGTCGGCAGCGGAACTTATGTAGCCCAAACCCTTAATGTTGAGTCTTCATCTGAAGTTCCCTGGCCCCAACTGTTTACTGCCTATCCTCAAAATCCCTTAGCGTCAATTCTGAGGGATTTAGTCTCTACTCCTGCCCCAGGAACTATATCTCTCGCGGCAGGTATGGCTGATCCTGCTCTTTATCCTTTGGACATCTTTACCGAGTTATTTAACCGGAATATTGCAACTGCTAATCTTGCTGATTTTGGACATATCCCTACAGAAGGATATACCCCTTTGAGAAAAGCAATTGCGGCAATGTTGAGTGAAAAGGGCATCTCGACTTCGACAGAGAACATCCTAACTCTCTCCGGGTCCCAACAGGGATTATACTTGCTTAGCAAAGTGTTGTTAGAACCGGGTGACTACGTTGTCATGGAAGGGCCAACCTTCATCGGGGCAATACAAGTGTTTCAGGCCGCAGGGGCCAGAGTTTTAAGTCTACCCTGTTCGGGGAAATTATCATTAGAGCTGTTGGAGGACTTTATAGTTCGCTATCGGCCAAAATTGTTTTATAGTATACCGACCTATCAAAATCCCACCGGAAGGGTTATGCCGGCGCAGGAGCGCCAAGATCTGATAAACTTGGCCAAACGTCATCGGCTTGTTATCGTGGAAGATGATCCCTATAGTGATCTGTATTATGACCAAAAGCCCCCTCAGTCTCTTAAAGCTTTAGATTCTTACGGAGGAGTTGTTTATTTAGGGACATTCTCCAAAATTCTCTTCCCCGGCTTACGCACCGGCTATCTGGCAGGCCCGCCTGTTTTGATTAACCGCCTTGCCTTGGAAAAACAGTATATAGACCTCCATTCCAACAACATTGCCCAATGGTTGGTGACGATGTTTTTAAATGAAGGAAAGTTGGCTCCGCATCTGGAAACTGTGCGCAGGGAATATAAAAAACGCCGAAATGCAATGACTAAAGCTCTCCAGCGTTTGTGTGCCAACGATCTTGAATTCACTGTACCCGAAGGTGGATGTTATTTTTGGTGTAAGTTAAAACAAGCGGGCACTTCCCAGCGACTCCTCCATGAAGCAGCCAAGAACCGAATTTCTTTTGTGCCAGGAGAAGCATTCTATACAATGCCCACTCAGGATAAGGAACTTCGCCTTTGTTTTACCGCGCATAATGAAGCGGTTTTACTGGAAAGCGTCCAGCGCTTGGCCAAATCCTTAACCCAAATAACAAAAAAGAATCAAGACAATGATGTATCACCAAGTTCAGTATGGCCGATTATTTAA
- a CDS encoding AzlC family ABC transporter permease, protein MQQLNLISRKNQFAEEVGVALRECTPVVLGVVPFGITCGIMGLTAQMSGLETILMSVFVFAGASQFIGITMLGAGITGWGIIVLTTLLVNLRHLIMGSSLAPYMIRLPLPLQAFMAFFLTDEAYALTISRIPNTGYSVLYQVTVSTTLYLVWVLATVTGVFLGSYISDPLTWGLDFAMPATFLVLLIPMLANRIGLIVFGIAAVVSVLGALYLPGKWYIIVACLTASLIGGLLEGESNHAK, encoded by the coding sequence GTGCAGCAATTAAACCTCATCTCAAGAAAGAATCAATTTGCAGAAGAAGTGGGGGTGGCACTTCGAGAGTGTACGCCTGTTGTGCTCGGGGTAGTGCCCTTTGGAATTACCTGCGGAATAATGGGCCTGACAGCACAAATGTCAGGATTAGAAACTATTCTAATGTCTGTCTTTGTTTTCGCCGGTGCGTCACAATTTATCGGCATTACCATGTTGGGCGCAGGTATAACAGGCTGGGGAATTATTGTACTGACTACCTTACTGGTAAACTTACGCCATTTAATCATGGGATCATCCTTGGCACCCTATATGATTAGACTACCCCTCCCCCTTCAAGCATTTATGGCCTTTTTTTTGACTGATGAAGCCTATGCCCTGACCATTAGCCGAATTCCTAATACCGGGTACAGCGTGCTCTATCAAGTTACCGTGAGTACAACTCTTTATCTGGTTTGGGTTCTAGCTACTGTAACCGGGGTATTCTTAGGCAGTTACATATCCGATCCCTTAACTTGGGGGCTTGATTTCGCCATGCCGGCAACCTTTCTGGTATTACTGATCCCGATGTTGGCTAACCGTATCGGTCTTATTGTATTTGGCATAGCTGCTGTAGTCTCGGTATTGGGGGCCCTGTATCTACCCGGCAAGTGGTACATCATTGTGGCCTGCCTCACAGCCAGTTTAATCGGCGGTTTATTGGAAGGGGAAAGCAACCATGCGAAGTGA
- a CDS encoding AzlD domain-containing protein → MRSEVLFIILGMALVTYFTRFGALALFRFTGIPTWLNRWLKYVPVAILTALIIPSLLLPQGYLDISLNNHYLIAGITAAFVAYKSRNIIATLGLGMSVMLILKLL, encoded by the coding sequence ATGCGAAGTGAAGTTTTGTTCATTATTCTCGGGATGGCTTTAGTCACGTATTTTACAAGATTTGGAGCTCTGGCCTTATTTCGGTTTACGGGGATACCAACCTGGTTAAATAGATGGTTAAAGTATGTCCCAGTTGCAATATTGACGGCCTTAATCATACCTTCGTTACTTTTACCTCAAGGATATTTAGATATTAGTTTAAACAACCACTACTTAATTGCCGGCATAACTGCTGCTTTTGTAGCTTATAAGAGCCGCAATATCATTGCAACCTTGGGACTCGGAATGTCTGTAATGCTTATCTTGAAATTATTGTAG